A single Eleginops maclovinus isolate JMC-PN-2008 ecotype Puerto Natales chromosome 5, JC_Emac_rtc_rv5, whole genome shotgun sequence DNA region contains:
- the LOC134865312 gene encoding uncharacterized protein LOC134865312, with protein MVHLLHVEMLALVRELLSKFMKPGAIPLSVKEILKINVRDAALQLPNKSLCVGKYGYSAMTKARVAKTLWVGNLYNSLREGYMKAAEFLLKNLPLDNHMVTSLSALTPSLIQCDSLGSAFMALGKALPNVVPPEALGPLREEVRAYQIDADLVPLANTYVEENSRVDVDWWSQVALLRNSERGVRYPTLIKLVKALLSIFTGPLVEGSFNIMDDILEADRCRMNVETYESLAIIKSTMKARKWTASTMLIDQPLRNSCLSSYKTYQLHLEKKKAREQGMREKRMSEAMRVRSTAVANRIVTQAKKSKGPSSSSTRPAASPRPTRPSPKTISSAKTRPFRPTGPSTTSSGAAKKPSSSSSGPSASSSGATNKPSASSSGPSASSSGPSASSSGPSAFSSGPSASSSGPSASSSGPSTASSGQPKLFSLFHGPAKKSSSIASTTSGKRKSSDDSEPGKKRKK; from the coding sequence ATGGTGCACTTGttgcatgttgaaatgttggCACTGGTAAGAGAGCTGCTAAGCAAATTCATGAAGCCAGGAGCTATCCCCCTGAGTGTCAAAGAGATCCTCAAGATCAATGTACGGGATGCAGCGTTACAGCTGCCTAACAAATCCCTGTGTGTTGGAAAATATGGATACTCTGCCATGACCAAGGCCCGTGTGGCGAAGACACTGTGGGTTGGAAACTTGTACAACTCCCTCAGAGAGGGCTACATGAAGGCAGCAGAGTTTCTACTCAAAAACCTTCCCCTCGACAACCACATGGTCACCTCACTCTCGGCTCTGACCCCATCCCTCATACAGTGTGACTCCTTAGGTTCAGCATTCATGGCATTAGGGAAGGCCTTGCCTAATGTGGTTCCACCTGAAGCACTCGGCCCACTGCGGGAGGAGGTTCGTGCATACCAAATAGATGCTGACCTGGTACCTCTGGCCAATACCTATGTTGAAGAAAACAGCCGAGTGGATGTGGACTGGTGGAGTCAGGTGGCACTTCTAAGAAATTCAGAAAGAGGTGTGAGATACCCAACCCTGATCAAACTTGTGAAAGCCCTTCTTTCAATTTTCACAGGCCCGCTGGTGGAGGGGTCTTTCAACATAATGGATGACATACTGGAGGCAGACAGGTGCAGGATGAATGTGGAAACGTATGAGAGCCTCGCCATAATTAAGTCAACAATGAAAGCCAGGAAGTGGACGGCCTCAACAATGTTAATTGACCAGCCTTTAAGGAATTCTTGCCTTTCCTCCTATAAAACATACCAACTCCACCTAGAGAAAAAGAAGGCAAGAGAACAGGgaatgagggagaaaaggatgagTGAGGCCATGAGGGTGAGGTCTACAGCGGTGGCAAACAGAATAGTGACCCAGGCGAAGAAATCAAAAGggccatcctcttcctccactagGCCAGCTGCCTCACCTAGACCAACCAGACCTTCACCAAAGACCATCTcctctgcaaaaacaagaccTTTTCGACCCACTGggccctccaccacctcctctgggGCAGCTAAAAAGccatccagctcctcctctgggccctctgcctcctcgtcTGGGGCAACTAATAAGCCTTCcgcctcctcatctgggccctctgcctcctcatctgggccctctgcctcctcatctgggccctctgccttctcatctgggccctctgcttcctcatctgggccctctgcctcctcctctgggccATCCACTGCATCCTCTGGGCAaccaaagttattttctctgtttcatggTCCAGCCAAGAAATCCTCTTCAATAGCCTCAACTACCTCTGGAAAAAGGAAGAGTTCGGATGACTCAGAACccggaaaaaagaggaaaaaatag
- the LOC134864920 gene encoding P2X purinoceptor 3-like: MWSCIKDFFTYETTKSVVVKSWTIGIINRVVQLLIITYFIGWVFVNEKAYQVRDTAIESSVMTKVKGFGVYNDKLMDVADYVTPTQGASVFCIITKLITTENQVQGHCPESERKFNCTHDSNCTRLRNKPGSYGILTGKCVPFNGTIKMCEIKGWCPAEIDTIKTTPMMEVENFTIFIKNSIRFPTFNYTKGNFLPTITDDYIKKCNFDMVNNTYCPIFRVGDVVRYAQQNFTKLADKGGVIGIKIGWVCDLDKSDDQCNPSYSFTRLDAMSQKNAVSPGYNFRFAKYFKMDNGTDYRTLVKAYAIRFDVLVNGNAGKFNMIPTLINMVAAFTSVGVGTVLCDIILLNFLKGAEQYKAKKFEEVSDNPLDSQSNGLYRSQLSLRHIEYMMRSSDSAGFSIKHYS, translated from the exons ATGTGGTCTTGTATTAAAGACTTCTTCACCTATGAAACCACCAAGTCAGTGGTAGTGAAGAGCTGGACCATCGGCATCATCAACCGCGTCGTCCAACTCCTCATCATCACTTATTTCATTGG GTGGGTATTTGTCAATGAGAAGGCCTATCAAGTGAGGGACACAGCTATAGAGTCCTCAGTGATGACCAAGGTGAAGGGCTTTGGAGTCTACAACGACAAGCTGATGGATGTTGCAGACTACGTCACTCCAACACAG GGAGCTTCAGTCTTCTGCATCATCACCAAATTGATCACGACGGAAAACCAAGTCCAGGGACACTGTCCAGAG AGTGAGAGGAAGTTTAATTGTACCCACGACAGTAACTGTACAAGGCTCCGTAACAAGCCAGGAAGTTATG GAATTCTGACCGGGAAATGTGTTCCTTTCAATGGCACCATCAAGATGTGTGAGATAAAAGGATGGTGCCCGGCTGAGATCGACACCATCAAGAC TACGCCAATGATGGAAGTGGAGAACTTCACCATTTTTATTAAGAATAGCATCCGCTTTCCAACCTTCAACTACACAAA agggaaCTTCCTACCTACCATCACTGACGATTACATCAAAAAGTGTAACTTTGACATGGTCAACAACACCTACTGCCCCATCTTCAGAGTGGGAGACGTGGTCCGCTACGCTCAGCAGAACTTCACCAAACTGGCTGACAAG GGTGGAGTGATTGGGATAAAGATCGGCTGGGTATGTGATCTGGACAAGTCCGATGACCAGTGTAACCCCTCCTACTCATTCACACGACTGGACGCCATGTCACAGAAGAACGCAGTCTCACCAGGCTACAACTTCAG GTTTGCCAAATACTTTAAGATGGACAATGGAACAGACTACCGCACTCTGGTTAAAGCCTATGCTATAAGGTTTGATGTTCTGGTCAATGGAAAT GCAGGCAAGTTCAATATGATCCCTACTCTGATCAACATGGTGGCCGCCTTCACATCAGTGGGAGTG GGCACGGTGTTGTGTGACATCATTCTGCTGAACTTCCTGAAAGGAGCCGAGCAGTACAAGGCCAAGAAATTTGAAGAG GTGTCAGACAACCCGCTGGATTCCCAGAGCAATGGCTTGTACCGCTCCCAGCTGTCCCTCAGACACATCGAGTACATGATGAGGTCCAGTGACTCGGCGGGGTTTTCTATTAAACATTATAGCTGA